In the Bacillus solimangrovi genome, GGAGTTTGTGTGAGTTCGAATGATTCAAACGAAACAGGTAATCGAATAAGACGTTTACAAGAGTTACAGAAAGAGGCGAGCATAGTTAGAAAGATTGTCTTATCGGTTGTTCTTGTGTTAGGAATTCTCTTACTAGGTGGAGGAATTGGAGGTTTCTTCTATTTGCAATCCGCCATGGAACCTATTGACCCAACGAGTGAAAAAACTGTGAATGTAACAATTCCGATTGGTTCCTCAACTCGTGCAATTGCTAATATCTTAGAAGAGAATGATATTATAAAGGATGCAAGAGTTTTTCGTTACTATATAAAATTTCGTAATGAAACTGGCTTTCAAGCAGGTGATTATGAATTTAGCCCATCAATGACAATTGATGAAATCCTTGCAAAGTTAAAAACAGGAAAAGTTATGAAAGATGCTGTTTTTAAAGTTACTATTCCTGAAGGAAGGCATATGGAAGAAATTGCGAGTATTCTTTCGAAGAAAACGGACTATTCTGAAGAAGAGATCATGAATAAGTTAAATGATCAAGCATATATTCAAAATTTAATCGAGTTATATCCGAGTGTATTATCAGATGAATTATTAGATCAGACAATCCGTTATCCGTTAGAAGGGTATTTA is a window encoding:
- the mltG gene encoding endolytic transglycosylase MltG; amino-acid sequence: MSSNDSNETGNRIRRLQELQKEASIVRKIVLSVVLVLGILLLGGGIGGFFYLQSAMEPIDPTSEKTVNVTIPIGSSTRAIANILEENDIIKDARVFRYYIKFRNETGFQAGDYEFSPSMTIDEILAKLKTGKVMKDAVFKVTIPEGRHMEEIASILSKKTDYSEEEIMNKLNDQAYIQNLIELYPSVLSDELLDQTIRYPLEGYLFPATYEFYEETPSLEKIIEKMISKTESVLAPYQNTISEGAYSVHEILTMASLIEEEATELADRETISSVFYNRLELGMPLQTDPTVLYSLGKHSVQITYEDLEVKSAYNTYQNNGLTPGPIASPGETSIQAALSPSETDYLYFYARPNGEVLFTRTLDEHNNVKNQYKHEWDQYKEQD